A genomic segment from Cumulibacter soli encodes:
- a CDS encoding LLM class F420-dependent oxidoreductase — MRLGVMALATDWTMPPADLAVAVEERGLSSLFLPEHTHIPVSRRTPYPGGEPLKDEYYRFLDPIVALSMAAAVTSRIELGTGVLLVNQHDPIALAKAIATLDHLSQGRFVLGAGFGWNEDEMSHHGVDPRRRRSVFREKVMAMIELWENEQASFNGTYVSFEPSWQYPKPARKPHPPILLGGGAGPGFFKHMAEYADGWLPIGGKGLVDDIRAMRAAAEEIGRDPNELSVNLFGVKPDEGRLEHYRELGVERVALGLPPEERFTDIGGATAEVILPILDQYAVLAEKFQD; from the coding sequence ATGCGACTTGGTGTGATGGCCCTCGCGACCGACTGGACGATGCCGCCGGCAGATTTGGCCGTCGCCGTCGAAGAGCGCGGCCTCAGTTCGCTGTTTCTTCCCGAGCACACGCATATTCCCGTCAGTCGCCGTACGCCGTACCCCGGAGGCGAGCCGCTCAAGGACGAGTACTACCGCTTTCTGGACCCGATCGTTGCCCTGTCGATGGCGGCTGCGGTCACCTCCAGGATCGAGTTGGGCACCGGAGTGCTGCTGGTGAACCAACACGACCCCATCGCGCTGGCCAAGGCAATCGCCACACTCGATCACCTCTCGCAGGGGCGTTTCGTTCTCGGGGCCGGGTTCGGCTGGAACGAAGACGAAATGTCACACCACGGTGTCGATCCGCGCCGCCGGCGCTCGGTGTTCCGCGAGAAGGTCATGGCGATGATCGAGTTGTGGGAGAACGAGCAGGCGTCCTTCAACGGAACGTACGTGTCGTTCGAGCCGAGTTGGCAGTATCCGAAACCGGCTCGGAAGCCGCATCCGCCGATCCTGCTTGGTGGCGGTGCCGGTCCTGGATTCTTCAAGCACATGGCCGAGTACGCCGATGGCTGGCTACCGATCGGCGGTAAAGGGCTCGTCGATGACATTCGCGCGATGCGTGCCGCTGCAGAGGAAATCGGTCGCGATCCGAACGAACTCAGCGTGAACCTGTTCGGTGTCAAACCCGACGAGGGGCGACTGGAGCACTACCGCGAACTCGGCGTCGAGCGGGTCGCTCTTGGCTTGCCGCCGGAGGAAAGGTTCACCGACATCGGCGGTGCGACGGCGGAGGTCATCTTGCCGATATTGGATCAGTACGCCGTACTCGCCGAGAAGTTCCAGGACTGA
- a CDS encoding acyl-CoA synthetase, giving the protein MPPFTHVRDQVVTDASSWQDAVSRHAWKVPEHYNITADIVDSWALSEEHSDRAALAVLDENDHLDEVSFGRLRELTARLGTALGELGVRRADVVSIVLTQSIEAAVSQLAAYRIGAIACPISHLYAGDALIWRLQHSQTRVVIANNEAAAAIAARRQELPDLRHIVRVDELWSLIDRADADCSPANTRAEDPALLIYTSGTTGNPKGALHAHRVALGHANVSYLLEGINETDRYYSPNDWSWIAGVGNGLLAPLGFGATVLSMGSRPFDPHATADFIDTYRPSVGYLPVSGMRQMRHVGTRLTHRYRAILTGGETLSDDLRDWCLANVTDTINNGFGQTEGNDTLGVVSGWENPPPETVGRVLPGHEAIVSDAEDAELPDGTEGQLLLREHGRPVFLLEYFKNPEATAELKKAGWIHTGDTVSRDERGYFHFAGRGDDVIKSSGYRIGPSEIETVVDAHPDVLECVVIGLPDPDRGQVVTAVVRLAPGADEALVREQLIASTRAKIGKHAYVRRVEVIDEFPKTVTGKPQRAVVRQHFS; this is encoded by the coding sequence TTGCCGCCGTTCACCCACGTTCGCGATCAGGTCGTCACCGATGCGAGTTCATGGCAGGACGCGGTGAGCAGGCACGCTTGGAAGGTTCCCGAGCACTACAACATCACCGCGGACATCGTCGATTCGTGGGCACTGAGCGAGGAGCATTCCGATCGTGCGGCACTCGCGGTGCTCGACGAGAACGATCACCTCGATGAGGTCAGTTTCGGCCGACTGCGTGAGCTCACCGCCCGGCTCGGCACCGCGCTGGGTGAGCTCGGCGTGCGTCGCGCAGACGTGGTCTCGATCGTGTTGACACAGTCGATCGAGGCCGCAGTATCGCAACTCGCCGCCTACCGAATCGGCGCCATCGCCTGCCCCATCTCACACCTCTACGCCGGGGATGCGCTCATCTGGCGACTGCAACATTCGCAGACCCGAGTCGTGATCGCCAACAACGAGGCCGCCGCGGCCATTGCCGCGCGCCGCCAGGAGTTACCAGATCTGCGACACATCGTGCGCGTCGATGAACTCTGGTCGCTCATCGACCGCGCGGACGCCGATTGCTCCCCGGCGAACACTCGCGCCGAAGATCCCGCGCTGCTGATCTACACCTCAGGCACAACGGGAAACCCAAAGGGCGCCTTACATGCACATCGAGTCGCGCTCGGGCACGCGAACGTCAGCTACCTGCTCGAGGGGATCAACGAGACCGATCGCTACTACTCCCCGAACGATTGGTCCTGGATCGCCGGCGTAGGCAATGGATTGCTGGCGCCGCTCGGTTTCGGCGCGACGGTGTTGAGTATGGGTTCTCGCCCGTTCGATCCACATGCGACGGCGGATTTCATCGATACCTACCGGCCTTCGGTCGGCTACTTGCCGGTGTCCGGGATGCGACAAATGCGGCACGTCGGCACCCGCCTCACCCACCGGTACCGCGCGATCCTCACCGGCGGCGAGACGCTCAGCGACGACCTTCGTGATTGGTGCCTGGCCAACGTGACCGACACGATCAACAACGGATTCGGCCAGACCGAAGGGAACGACACGCTGGGGGTCGTCAGCGGCTGGGAGAACCCGCCGCCGGAGACGGTCGGGCGGGTGCTACCGGGACACGAGGCGATAGTCTCGGACGCCGAGGACGCCGAACTCCCCGACGGGACCGAAGGACAACTGCTACTACGCGAGCACGGCCGGCCAGTATTTCTGCTGGAGTACTTCAAGAATCCCGAAGCCACCGCCGAGCTCAAGAAGGCCGGCTGGATCCACACCGGCGACACGGTGAGCCGCGATGAGCGCGGATACTTCCATTTCGCCGGCCGCGGGGACGACGTCATCAAGAGCAGCGGATACCGGATTGGCCCATCGGAAATCGAGACCGTCGTCGACGCCCACCCGGACGTGCTCGAATGCGTGGTCATCGGCCTACCCGATCCCGATCGCGGGCAGGTCGTGACGGCCGTCGTCCGACTCGCTCCCGGGGCTGACGAAGCCCTCGTCCGCGAGCAGCTCATCGCCTCGACCCGCGCGAAAATCGGAAAGCACGCATACGTACGGCGCGTCGAGGTGATCGACGAGTTCCCGAAAACTGTGACCGGAAAGCCTCAACGAGCCGTCGTACGCCAGCACTTCAGTTAG
- a CDS encoding amidohydrolase family protein — MTEIGLEPDLPIIDPHHHLWDTTALSPRPQTTHPFGSIRRTTPRYLFDELLADSRDTGHNVVGTVFLQCGSFYRADGPEELKPVGEVEFVNGVAAQSASGLYGPFRACAAIVSQADLTLGSAVGAVLDAQIAAGNGRYRGIRHIGAFDADPDVLGPLARAPQGLYADGTFREGFVELGKRGLTFDAWVLEPQLGELIDLARAFPEQPIVLDHVGTPLGISAYEGELDARFDTWAAAIRELASCPNVTVKLGGLAMPFCALDGVGPDTRVGSEVLAELFRPYVETCIEAFGAPRAMFESNFPVDRWGADYGTLWNAFKLIAKDASADEKRDLFAGAAARFYSIEHILN; from the coding sequence ATGACCGAAATCGGCCTCGAACCCGATCTGCCGATCATCGATCCCCACCATCACTTGTGGGACACGACCGCACTGTCGCCTCGTCCGCAGACCACCCACCCGTTCGGAAGTATTCGCCGGACGACGCCGCGGTATCTCTTCGACGAGTTGCTTGCCGATAGCCGCGACACCGGACACAACGTGGTCGGCACCGTCTTCCTGCAATGTGGGTCGTTCTACCGAGCCGATGGCCCGGAGGAACTCAAGCCGGTCGGCGAAGTGGAGTTCGTGAACGGCGTCGCGGCCCAGTCCGCCAGCGGGCTGTACGGCCCATTCCGGGCGTGTGCGGCGATCGTGAGCCAGGCGGACCTGACCCTTGGTTCAGCGGTCGGCGCCGTTCTCGACGCGCAGATCGCCGCCGGTAACGGGCGCTATCGGGGCATCCGCCACATTGGCGCGTTCGACGCGGACCCGGACGTGCTCGGTCCGCTGGCACGCGCGCCGCAGGGGCTGTACGCCGACGGTACGTTCCGCGAGGGTTTCGTCGAACTCGGCAAGCGCGGGCTGACATTTGATGCGTGGGTGCTCGAGCCTCAGCTCGGCGAACTGATCGATTTGGCCCGCGCGTTTCCCGAGCAACCGATCGTGCTCGACCACGTCGGCACACCGCTCGGTATCAGCGCCTACGAGGGTGAGCTCGATGCACGGTTCGATACCTGGGCCGCGGCTATCCGCGAACTCGCCTCGTGCCCGAATGTGACGGTGAAGCTCGGCGGGCTGGCCATGCCGTTCTGCGCACTCGATGGGGTCGGTCCGGACACCCGTGTCGGGTCCGAGGTGTTGGCAGAACTGTTCCGGCCGTACGTCGAGACCTGCATCGAGGCCTTCGGCGCACCGCGGGCGATGTTCGAGAGCAACTTCCCGGTAGATCGTTGGGGCGCTGACTACGGGACGCTGTGGAACGCGTTCAAACTGATCGCGAAGGACGCGAGCGCGGACGAGAAACGTGACCTCTTCGCCGGAGCCGCCGCGCGGTTCTACTCGATCGAGCACATTCTCAACTGA
- a CDS encoding zf-TFIIB domain-containing protein gives MNLLCPKCTNAMHQYERNDVVIDQCVECGGIFLDRGELERLAQAEANYYNPQDAQPLPPRQPRSDRRDDDRRDDRYYEDPRRDDRRYDDRRYDDRRYDGRDRDRDYDPRYDRGKYGKRGKKESFFGELMDIFD, from the coding sequence GTGAATCTTCTTTGTCCCAAATGCACCAATGCGATGCATCAATACGAGCGCAACGACGTCGTGATTGACCAGTGCGTCGAATGTGGTGGCATCTTCCTCGATCGTGGCGAACTCGAGCGGTTAGCCCAGGCAGAGGCCAACTACTACAACCCGCAGGACGCTCAGCCGCTGCCGCCGCGCCAGCCTCGTAGCGATCGTCGCGACGACGACCGGCGCGATGATCGCTACTACGAGGATCCACGGCGCGATGATCGGCGGTATGACGATCGCCGGTACGACGATCGTCGATATGACGGTCGCGATCGGGATCGCGATTACGATCCGCGATACGACCGCGGCAAGTACGGTAAGCGAGGCAAGAAGGAAAGCTTCTTCGGCGAACTGATGGACATCTTCGACTGA
- a CDS encoding glycosyltransferase, translating to MKGIMAPRVTVLIPVHNAAGFIADAVRSVLAEDVSALEVLVVDDGSTDRGIAELMALKDDRIRLLHQPQAGVVAALNRGLDAARGELVVRMDADDISIPGRIAAQMRWMDEHPEAVMCGTGYEMFGAINATVRMPVSDTACRQRLLLSSCHCGASIMLRRSVLEDAGLRYDAGLSYAEDYEFITRVAEHGVIGNLPQVGYRYRIHDTQASLRHRDALRDVHVQVAASYARRTRARPLPDEVVRNLLWPDSRGVFGTAARTAWAATRALSRRPGVETARFCSRTLVENVLNAARSAP from the coding sequence ATGAAAGGGATCATGGCTCCGCGCGTCACTGTTCTCATACCTGTGCATAATGCAGCGGGTTTCATCGCGGACGCGGTGCGGTCGGTGTTGGCAGAGGATGTGTCTGCCCTGGAAGTACTCGTGGTCGATGACGGTTCGACCGACCGGGGGATCGCCGAGCTAATGGCGCTGAAGGACGATCGAATTCGACTGTTGCACCAACCTCAAGCGGGCGTCGTCGCGGCGCTCAATCGAGGTCTGGACGCCGCGCGTGGCGAACTGGTCGTGCGGATGGATGCCGATGATATTTCTATTCCCGGGCGAATCGCCGCGCAAATGCGATGGATGGATGAGCATCCAGAAGCAGTGATGTGCGGGACCGGCTATGAAATGTTTGGCGCGATCAACGCGACGGTCCGCATGCCGGTCTCGGATACCGCGTGCCGTCAGCGTTTACTCCTGTCGAGTTGTCATTGTGGAGCGTCCATCATGCTGCGCCGAAGTGTGCTGGAGGACGCGGGTCTGCGATATGACGCCGGGCTGTCGTACGCCGAGGACTACGAGTTCATTACCAGGGTTGCTGAGCACGGAGTCATCGGGAACCTCCCACAGGTCGGTTACCGGTATCGGATCCACGACACACAAGCGAGCCTGCGTCACCGCGACGCGTTGCGTGACGTGCATGTGCAGGTCGCAGCGTCGTACGCGCGCCGAACGCGCGCCCGCCCGCTGCCGGACGAGGTCGTGCGTAATCTGTTGTGGCCTGATTCCCGTGGAGTTTTCGGTACCGCAGCGAGGACAGCATGGGCCGCCACGCGTGCGCTCAGCAGGCGGCCCGGGGTGGAGACAGCGCGATTCTGCAGCCGTACTCTCGTGGAGAACGTGCTCAACGCCGCGCGCTCCGCACCGTAA
- a CDS encoding lipopolysaccharide biosynthesis protein, producing MGTLELATVPPSTRLGTLRALARRRGMESSALTLSMSTALTGVLGLVYWMIAERLFPTAEVGRASAVMSTATMLSSLSGLSLGGMYERFLADAGRYRSRFVLAGLGGTAALGLVVGGIFLLVGPTNTLFDDAAQQIAFPITVAVLTLYALLDSILTAIRRPEWVAAKNVLLSIAKILPLFLFAGWGGALAITGSWTVLAALAAGIATIAAARRLRQGSTAPPALPPTGELARHHVALVFLMAMGVVAPLVVPLIVISSEGPVAAAHFNIAWTLVSSVGLMLSTMMSAFVVEASAVPAGERHDLLRRMARVVGRMAVLCIGGLAVCGPLVLWLVGPAYLDAVGYLLFMVPALLLQQVISFFAALSRIAGRLRLLVPVQALGIIGIIGGSLLLVGPLGMTGVGVAIMSADLLCVLIIAVPLARLVRDGKVAQQLGARTGDESADSSA from the coding sequence ATGGGAACTCTCGAGCTCGCAACCGTGCCGCCGTCTACACGGCTCGGCACCCTGCGTGCGCTCGCGCGACGCCGCGGCATGGAGTCGAGCGCGCTGACCCTGTCGATGTCGACTGCGCTCACGGGCGTGCTCGGGCTGGTGTACTGGATGATCGCCGAACGACTGTTCCCGACTGCTGAGGTCGGTCGAGCATCCGCCGTCATGAGCACCGCGACGATGCTCAGCTCACTCAGTGGGTTGTCGCTGGGGGGTATGTACGAACGATTCCTCGCGGACGCCGGTCGTTATCGTTCGCGCTTCGTGCTCGCCGGGCTCGGCGGCACCGCCGCGCTGGGGCTGGTCGTTGGCGGGATTTTCCTGCTCGTAGGGCCGACGAATACTCTCTTCGACGACGCGGCCCAGCAGATCGCGTTCCCGATCACTGTTGCTGTCCTGACGCTGTACGCGCTGCTTGATTCGATTCTCACTGCGATCCGGCGTCCCGAATGGGTCGCGGCCAAGAATGTGCTGCTGTCGATCGCGAAAATCCTGCCGTTATTCCTGTTCGCAGGTTGGGGCGGTGCGCTGGCGATTACCGGATCGTGGACCGTGCTGGCGGCGCTCGCTGCCGGTATCGCCACGATTGCTGCTGCCCGGCGCCTACGCCAGGGATCCACTGCGCCACCGGCACTCCCGCCGACCGGAGAATTGGCCAGGCACCATGTTGCGCTGGTGTTCCTCATGGCGATGGGCGTGGTCGCGCCGTTGGTGGTACCGCTGATCGTGATCTCGTCCGAAGGGCCCGTCGCGGCGGCGCACTTCAATATCGCCTGGACATTGGTCTCCTCGGTGGGCCTGATGCTGTCGACGATGATGTCGGCCTTCGTGGTTGAGGCCTCCGCAGTACCCGCAGGCGAGCGGCACGACTTGTTGCGGCGGATGGCCCGCGTAGTCGGACGGATGGCGGTGCTGTGTATCGGAGGTCTGGCGGTCTGTGGCCCGCTTGTTCTGTGGCTTGTGGGACCCGCCTATCTCGATGCCGTTGGATACCTGCTGTTCATGGTTCCGGCATTGCTGCTGCAGCAGGTGATCTCGTTCTTCGCCGCTCTCAGTCGAATCGCCGGGCGACTACGTCTGTTGGTCCCGGTCCAGGCGCTCGGCATCATCGGCATCATCGGTGGTTCGTTGTTATTGGTGGGTCCATTGGGGATGACCGGCGTCGGGGTCGCGATCATGAGCGCCGATCTGCTGTGTGTCCTGATCATCGCGGTACCACTGGCGCGCTTGGTGCGCGATGGCAAGGTCGCTCAGCAACTCGGCGCGAGGACGGGCGACGAGTCTGCGGATTCGTCTGCGTAG
- a CDS encoding YncE family protein, producing MAIVASVALAAGLAGMGATTASAATVEGDGFEFETQSASVGPGLYQVAYSEKNDVIWATTAVGRPPITQSALYKIDPDTLEVLDKYDAPTVGAGTEDDPADRKQAVYGVAVDDTHNTVWTTDTREGMYGDGSGKVSVFDQDSGEQLTTISVPDHPRDVEIDEYRGFAYVSDPYNHTITKIDTTSYETKVINLGGGASPMSIELIENETTSKLYTVSLETGDVYELDNIAQSNRKVGTSGGARASGITVDPERNRAYISSQDSSDVVMMDLATGATQRTEAPVGLLNSAFDAEHDLVFHAGFYGSQVFVTSAEDNSPVAEIPVGSTPNHLMVAKGAVYAVDKSGAGANGADQIWKITVKDGEPTDPDDPDDPDDPDEPTDPDKPTVPDPKPAGAEITVNADGDLTPGEVVTVSGSGFTPGQQIAVKMDKDAYGMLRENGSEVIDDRIVVDGNGEFSDEPIRIPIVSDAGELTAAGWHTLHFLDSEPVTAVTLAVKTTKAEVPALGDLDPAKQDVVDAPASAQVGQELNLSVPGTLSGRDFGVWFCGQFLGWHNVGSGGALNVALPQDTPAGAHDLVIMDWRGDVYSWSSVAIADGEDPTDPEDPDDPDEPTQPTSADVEVVVGIPSTGGLSLAVDSTTADLGEAKLSSEASALVADGYLPQVTVTDLRVEQNPGWTLTGSAGDFSSKDGSIAAKYLGWTPEVLDSDDGQSVSNGAVVAPGTGLGTGGVLASAAPGAGAGTARLGAALQLEAPTSTPAGKYSSVLTLTLS from the coding sequence GTGGCAATTGTCGCCTCCGTCGCGCTGGCGGCGGGCCTCGCCGGCATGGGCGCGACCACTGCGTCCGCGGCAACCGTCGAAGGCGACGGTTTCGAGTTCGAGACGCAAAGCGCCTCGGTAGGACCAGGGCTCTATCAGGTGGCGTACTCCGAGAAGAACGACGTGATCTGGGCGACGACCGCTGTCGGGCGGCCACCGATCACCCAATCGGCGCTCTACAAGATCGACCCGGACACACTCGAAGTGCTCGACAAGTACGACGCTCCCACGGTGGGCGCAGGTACCGAGGACGACCCGGCCGATCGCAAGCAGGCCGTATACGGCGTCGCCGTCGATGACACCCACAACACGGTGTGGACGACCGACACCCGTGAGGGCATGTATGGCGACGGCTCGGGCAAGGTATCGGTATTCGACCAAGACAGTGGCGAGCAACTCACTACAATCTCGGTGCCGGACCATCCCCGTGATGTCGAGATCGATGAGTACCGCGGATTCGCGTACGTCAGCGACCCGTACAACCACACGATCACCAAGATCGACACCACGTCGTACGAGACGAAGGTGATCAATCTCGGTGGCGGTGCGTCTCCGATGTCCATCGAACTCATCGAGAACGAGACCACTTCGAAGTTGTACACCGTCAGCCTGGAGACCGGTGACGTCTACGAGCTGGACAACATCGCGCAGTCCAACCGGAAGGTCGGCACGTCCGGTGGCGCCCGCGCGTCGGGCATCACGGTAGACCCGGAGCGCAACCGCGCGTACATCTCCAGCCAGGACAGCAGCGATGTCGTCATGATGGACCTGGCAACGGGCGCAACCCAGCGCACCGAAGCCCCAGTCGGTCTGCTCAATAGCGCGTTTGACGCCGAGCACGACCTGGTGTTCCATGCGGGCTTCTACGGATCGCAGGTATTCGTGACATCTGCCGAGGACAACAGCCCGGTGGCTGAGATCCCGGTCGGCTCCACCCCCAACCATCTGATGGTGGCCAAGGGCGCGGTGTACGCCGTCGACAAGAGCGGCGCCGGCGCCAACGGAGCCGACCAGATCTGGAAGATCACCGTCAAGGACGGGGAGCCGACGGATCCCGACGACCCGGACGATCCGGACGACCCGGACGAGCCAACCGATCCCGACAAGCCGACGGTTCCTGACCCGAAGCCCGCCGGTGCCGAGATCACCGTCAATGCCGACGGCGACCTCACCCCAGGCGAGGTCGTGACCGTCTCCGGTAGCGGTTTCACTCCCGGACAGCAGATCGCGGTGAAAATGGACAAGGACGCGTACGGGATGCTGCGCGAGAACGGTTCTGAGGTAATCGACGATCGTATCGTCGTCGACGGCAACGGCGAGTTCAGTGATGAACCAATCAGGATCCCGATCGTCAGCGACGCGGGCGAACTGACCGCGGCGGGCTGGCACACGCTGCACTTCCTCGACAGCGAACCGGTCACTGCGGTGACCCTCGCGGTCAAGACCACCAAGGCCGAGGTTCCCGCGCTGGGCGACCTGGATCCGGCGAAGCAGGATGTCGTGGACGCTCCGGCGTCGGCGCAGGTAGGTCAGGAACTGAATCTGAGCGTTCCTGGAACCCTGAGCGGTCGCGACTTCGGCGTGTGGTTCTGTGGCCAGTTCCTCGGCTGGCACAACGTCGGTTCCGGCGGTGCGCTGAACGTGGCATTGCCGCAGGACACGCCGGCCGGCGCACATGACCTGGTGATCATGGACTGGCGCGGCGATGTCTACAGCTGGTCGTCAGTCGCGATCGCAGATGGCGAGGATCCGACCGACCCTGAGGATCCCGACGATCCGGACGAGCCCACGCAGCCGACGTCCGCCGATGTCGAGGTTGTCGTCGGCATTCCGTCGACCGGCGGACTGTCGCTGGCGGTGGACTCGACGACCGCTGACCTCGGGGAAGCGAAGCTGTCATCGGAGGCGAGTGCGCTCGTCGCTGACGGCTACCTGCCGCAGGTGACCGTTACCGACTTGCGCGTCGAGCAGAACCCGGGCTGGACCCTGACCGGATCCGCGGGCGACTTCTCCTCGAAGGATGGATCGATCGCGGCGAAGTACCTGGGGTGGACCCCGGAAGTGCTCGACAGCGATGACGGCCAGTCTGTCTCGAACGGTGCGGTCGTGGCTCCCGGGACGGGCCTGGGCACGGGCGGCGTGCTCGCATCCGCTGCGCCGGGTGCCGGTGCCGGCACCGCGAGGCTGGGCGCCGCCCTACAGCTCGAGGCGCCGACCTCGACGCCTGCGGGTAAGTACTCCTCGGTGTTGACCCTGACGCTGAGCTAA
- a CDS encoding alpha/beta fold hydrolase: MHSTSLPPTLAASRGLTDRLMRGLRTIGDRTAVCSDDLAVSGDDLYRRAAHLAVRLNEVGDGPVAVLCDNSPPSVNALLGVLLSGRPAVLLDVAQPAERLQRIAVDSGATTLIGPPRASDELATGLAMIDDEKIAAEADSTATPELADIDANAPAVIVYTSGSTGAPKGVVLSHGTVANGARLSQEQFALSTTDRVALVAPLAFALGLEVAIMALCAGAALYVQDPRTTGIHALADGLRSAQATTLHLTPSLLRALTDSTSGPLPGVRLFTTAGEPAQGADINAARSVLPHADYVNYLGSSETGHLAFLRIRSGERVPDGQLPAGHPADGKLIRLLGEDGTEVPAGTPGEIEIVSRDLALGYWRSPRKTAERFTVLDSGETVYRPHDRGVFDSDGALHVLGRSDDALKIGGYLVEPAEVEGALRRIPEIVEATVVAHRTGTDPARLVAYAVPDPDRRVPSSAAIRSQLRATLPSWMAPTHIVMLAELPRNERGKIDRTRLPEPPERNTPGRATTGWEQAVGVEWAATLGLEYVGPEEQFVELGGDSLAVEEMLQRVEDQLGIRLASGDLTAAPTLREFAEVVSKARTQRPRRNRHTTWARLTSGTRTGTPVFCFAGAGGTIGAFTGLAGKISPRSSVIAFQVNGLENIGIPDWSVVRTARRYVRTIETMLAPNQRAVLVGHSLGGLFALEVGRLLTERGFPRPHVIILDTVLPPTAVRAAGATVPSIRIPGGKPQTRRELWRTRGRLLGAGLVNYDRATRDEVFFQHGLRLMEHYRPKPWPGSIDIVLTRENIDDRSWWRSMTTRPVTPIELNCNHAAVLRSPYFEEIADLINSAVDRDADS, encoded by the coding sequence ATGCATTCCACGTCACTGCCCCCAACGCTTGCTGCCTCCCGAGGCCTGACCGACCGACTGATGCGCGGATTGCGGACGATCGGAGATCGCACCGCTGTGTGCTCGGACGACCTCGCGGTCAGCGGCGATGACCTGTACCGCCGCGCAGCGCATCTCGCGGTGCGTTTGAACGAGGTAGGCGACGGGCCGGTCGCCGTGCTCTGCGACAACTCTCCACCCAGCGTCAACGCATTGCTCGGCGTACTGCTATCGGGCCGGCCTGCGGTATTGCTGGATGTGGCCCAGCCGGCCGAACGTCTGCAGCGCATCGCGGTAGATAGCGGCGCGACCACGCTCATCGGCCCGCCGCGCGCCAGCGACGAACTCGCAACCGGGCTCGCGATGATCGACGATGAGAAGATCGCCGCAGAGGCTGACTCGACAGCAACACCAGAACTCGCCGATATAGATGCGAACGCGCCAGCGGTGATCGTCTACACCTCCGGTTCGACGGGCGCCCCGAAAGGCGTCGTGCTCAGCCATGGCACCGTTGCCAATGGCGCGCGCCTGTCGCAAGAACAGTTCGCGTTAAGCACCACCGACCGCGTCGCGCTCGTCGCCCCGTTAGCTTTCGCGCTCGGTTTGGAGGTCGCGATCATGGCGTTGTGTGCCGGCGCTGCCTTATACGTCCAGGATCCCCGGACGACGGGAATCCACGCGCTGGCCGACGGATTGCGCTCAGCGCAGGCCACGACGCTGCACCTCACGCCGTCACTACTGCGCGCGCTGACCGACTCCACTTCGGGACCCCTGCCGGGCGTCCGTCTGTTCACCACTGCCGGCGAACCGGCCCAAGGCGCAGACATCAACGCAGCACGGAGCGTCCTGCCGCACGCCGACTATGTCAACTATCTAGGCTCCTCAGAAACCGGACATCTCGCGTTCCTTCGCATTCGGTCCGGTGAGCGGGTGCCCGACGGACAACTTCCCGCCGGGCACCCCGCTGATGGCAAACTGATCCGGCTGCTCGGCGAGGATGGCACCGAAGTACCGGCCGGCACGCCCGGTGAGATCGAGATCGTCTCGCGGGACCTGGCCCTGGGTTATTGGCGTTCGCCGCGCAAGACCGCCGAACGATTCACCGTGCTGGACTCCGGCGAGACCGTGTATCGGCCGCACGACCGTGGGGTATTCGATTCCGACGGGGCGCTGCATGTGCTGGGACGCTCGGATGATGCCCTCAAGATCGGTGGATACCTGGTCGAACCCGCCGAGGTGGAGGGAGCGCTGCGTCGCATCCCCGAGATCGTCGAAGCGACGGTCGTAGCACATCGGACGGGCACCGACCCGGCTCGCCTCGTTGCCTACGCCGTACCGGATCCAGACCGCCGGGTTCCGTCCTCGGCAGCGATCCGGTCGCAGTTGCGCGCCACCTTACCGAGCTGGATGGCGCCAACTCACATCGTGATGCTCGCCGAGCTGCCGCGTAATGAACGCGGCAAGATCGACCGCACCAGGCTGCCCGAGCCGCCGGAACGCAACACCCCCGGACGCGCCACGACCGGCTGGGAACAAGCAGTCGGCGTCGAGTGGGCCGCCACCCTTGGTCTGGAGTACGTCGGCCCCGAGGAGCAGTTCGTCGAACTCGGCGGTGACTCACTCGCTGTCGAAGAGATGTTGCAACGAGTCGAGGACCAACTCGGGATTCGCTTAGCGAGCGGGGATCTGACTGCCGCGCCGACGCTGCGTGAGTTCGCCGAGGTCGTCTCCAAGGCCCGTACCCAGCGGCCGCGACGCAACCGCCACACCACCTGGGCGCGGCTCACGTCCGGTACGCGAACCGGAACGCCGGTGTTCTGCTTCGCCGGCGCGGGCGGAACCATTGGCGCGTTCACCGGGCTGGCGGGCAAGATCTCACCGCGTAGCAGTGTTATCGCGTTTCAGGTCAACGGCCTTGAGAACATCGGCATTCCGGACTGGTCCGTCGTGCGCACGGCCCGTAGATACGTGCGCACCATCGAGACGATGTTGGCCCCGAATCAACGTGCCGTGCTCGTCGGCCATTCTCTCGGCGGGCTATTTGCGCTTGAAGTCGGCCGCCTGCTCACTGAACGCGGCTTCCCCCGTCCCCACGTGATCATTCTCGACACCGTGTTGCCGCCGACGGCGGTGCGCGCCGCTGGCGCCACAGTCCCATCTATTCGCATCCCTGGCGGCAAACCGCAGACCCGTCGCGAGTTATGGCGCACCCGTGGCCGCCTCCTGGGCGCGGGCCTGGTGAACTACGACCGGGCCACGCGCGACGAGGTCTTTTTCCAGCACGGCCTGCGCCTGATGGAGCACTATCGACCCAAGCCCTGGCCTGGCTCGATCGATATCGTGCTGACCAGAGAAAATATCGATGATCGTTCCTGGTGGCGCAGTATGACTACCCGCCCGGTGACGCCGATCGAGTTGAATTGCAATCACGCCGCCGTGCTTCGGTCACCGTATTTCGAAGAGATTGCCGACTTGATCAACTCCGCCGTCGACCGTGACGCAGACTCATGA